A genomic segment from Streptomyces sp. NBC_00459 encodes:
- a CDS encoding zf-HC2 domain-containing protein — MSGAGHEDGEWEKYEGYDPQDPDVVNGALDDGTGGDGDGKGPEPGTPHRADDGSPRIPMPRSPVEDTGLPLSAPTGMPVVPLVLEHDVLRSLLGAWALAACSPEETLAVEEHLGECGACADEARRLREAVELLQRPEPLDLDPTLRTRVLEGCLDRRPPRIPVPEWATAYDAETARLDALLQDFGDSEWHAPVRLRWFEGDEQTSRRTTVAGVIAHLLSVDGLVAVALGLDDPLTGEQKTPVPPDPASRTEAYWRASYFPPTRSVRVPWREQSHGIVRNVSFAGGGSGKLPISYGDFELPLHEAMLDRAFECWVHAGDIADAVDYPYEPPAPRHLHGMIDLAARMLPEALAARRQAGLAAPNRTHRHLVPAGEPGRSLRLEIEGSGGGEWLIPLDSPAARASSAHEVAHVALDGVEFCQLAAGHVSPEEAAAGQDGDREAIRDVLFAAASLSRM, encoded by the coding sequence GTGAGCGGCGCGGGTCACGAGGACGGGGAGTGGGAGAAGTACGAGGGGTACGACCCCCAGGACCCCGACGTCGTCAACGGCGCCCTTGACGACGGCACTGGCGGCGACGGCGACGGCAAGGGACCGGAACCCGGCACCCCCCACCGCGCCGACGACGGCTCGCCCCGCATACCGATGCCGCGCTCCCCGGTCGAGGACACGGGACTCCCCCTGTCGGCCCCGACAGGCATGCCCGTCGTACCCCTTGTCCTGGAACACGACGTGCTGAGGTCGCTGCTGGGGGCATGGGCGCTGGCCGCCTGCTCGCCGGAGGAGACGCTGGCCGTCGAGGAGCATCTCGGGGAGTGCGGTGCCTGCGCGGACGAGGCCCGGCGGCTGCGCGAGGCCGTCGAACTGCTCCAGCGCCCGGAGCCCCTCGACCTGGACCCGACCCTGCGCACCCGGGTCCTGGAGGGCTGCCTCGACCGGCGCCCGCCGCGCATCCCGGTCCCGGAGTGGGCGACCGCGTACGACGCGGAGACCGCCCGCCTCGACGCCCTGCTCCAGGACTTCGGGGACTCCGAGTGGCACGCGCCCGTGCGCCTGCGCTGGTTCGAGGGCGACGAGCAGACGAGCCGCCGTACGACGGTCGCCGGTGTCATCGCCCACCTGCTGAGCGTGGACGGCCTGGTCGCGGTCGCGCTGGGCCTCGACGACCCGCTGACCGGCGAGCAGAAGACACCGGTCCCACCGGATCCCGCGTCCCGGACGGAGGCGTACTGGCGTGCCTCGTACTTCCCGCCCACCCGTTCCGTACGGGTGCCGTGGCGGGAGCAGAGCCATGGCATCGTACGGAACGTGTCGTTCGCGGGCGGGGGCTCGGGCAAGCTGCCGATCTCGTACGGCGACTTCGAACTGCCCCTGCACGAGGCGATGTTGGACCGTGCCTTCGAGTGCTGGGTGCACGCCGGTGACATCGCGGACGCGGTCGACTACCCCTACGAACCGCCGGCCCCGCGCCACCTCCACGGCATGATCGACCTCGCGGCCCGCATGCTCCCGGAGGCACTGGCCGCCCGCCGCCAGGCAGGCCTGGCCGCACCGAACCGGACGCACCGCCACCTGGTCCCGGCCGGCGAGCCCGGCCGCAGTCTCCGCCTGGAGATCGAGGGCTCCGGCGGCGGCGAATGGCTGATCCCCCTGGACTCCCCGGCCGCCCGTGCCTCGTCCGCCCACGAGGTGGCCCATGTGGCCCTGGACGGGGTGGAGTTCTGTCAACTGGCGGCGGGCCATGTGTCACCGGAGGAAGCGGCGGCGGGCCAGGACGGCGACAGGGAGGCGATCAGGGACGTGCTGTTCGCGGCGGCTTCGCTGAGCCGGATGTAG
- a CDS encoding sigma-70 family RNA polymerase sigma factor, translating into MPKRDTPPRWDRKMQQRLARGEAAALGELYDRFASLVHGLAHRVLADEQAADRITREVFAHVWQHPDAYDPKQGPLRSWVATLTHRLAVQRLRQTETAALAHGDPDGRDNRDHLEDDSADTYADATGSSTGSSSGSMEELERRVRRASVAARADYIVTSMPAPLRAALELAYFQRRDYRQTAADLGVTEAEARRRLRLGLQLLSTAHDTGAPGAPPEYGGAV; encoded by the coding sequence ATGCCGAAGAGGGACACACCGCCCCGCTGGGACCGCAAGATGCAGCAGCGGCTCGCGCGCGGGGAGGCGGCCGCGCTGGGTGAGCTGTACGACCGGTTCGCCTCCCTCGTGCACGGCCTGGCCCACCGTGTCCTCGCCGACGAACAGGCAGCCGACCGCATCACCCGCGAGGTCTTCGCCCACGTCTGGCAGCACCCCGACGCCTACGACCCCAAACAGGGCCCGCTGCGCTCCTGGGTGGCCACCCTGACCCACCGCCTCGCGGTGCAGCGGCTGCGCCAGACGGAGACGGCAGCCCTGGCCCACGGCGACCCGGACGGCCGGGACAACCGGGACCACCTGGAGGACGACTCCGCCGACACGTACGCCGACGCCACAGGCTCCTCCACGGGTTCCTCCTCGGGCTCCATGGAGGAACTGGAGCGCAGGGTCCGCCGCGCCTCCGTCGCCGCCCGCGCCGACTACATCGTCACGTCGATGCCGGCCCCGCTGCGCGCCGCCCTGGAGCTGGCGTACTTCCAGCGGCGCGACTACCGCCAGACCGCCGCCGACCTGGGCGTCACGGAGGCCGAGGCCCGCCGCCGCCTCCGCCTCGGCCTCCAGCTCCTGTCCACGGCCCACGACACCGGCGCACCGGGCGCACCCCCCGAATACGGGGGTGCGGTGTGA
- a CDS encoding STAS domain-containing protein, which translates to MVAFKVTDGERGGWTVLQVSGEMDLVTSPELRQRVHDAVAEGRHRVVLDLSEVVFCDSSGVGVLIATRRLMRSCQGHLRLILPAQGAAESAHAHHVNRVLGALGVRRLFDVYADLTTAADETAAPLQAALTRA; encoded by the coding sequence ATGGTGGCGTTCAAGGTGACCGACGGCGAGCGAGGCGGCTGGACCGTGCTCCAGGTGTCCGGAGAGATGGACCTGGTCACCTCGCCCGAGTTGCGACAGCGGGTGCACGACGCCGTGGCCGAGGGCCGCCACCGTGTCGTCCTCGACCTCTCCGAGGTCGTCTTCTGCGACTCCAGCGGCGTCGGCGTCCTCATCGCCACCCGCCGCCTGATGCGCTCCTGCCAGGGCCATCTGCGCCTGATCCTGCCCGCGCAGGGGGCCGCGGAGAGCGCTCACGCCCATCACGTCAACCGGGTCCTCGGCGCCCTGGGAGTCCGCCGCCTCTTCGACGTCTACGCGGACCTCACCACGGCCGCCGACGAGACGGCGGCCCCGCTCCAGGCGGCCCTCACGCGCGCGTGA
- a CDS encoding EF-hand domain-containing protein, giving the protein MVSSEYERKIAARFTTFDQDGNGYIDRVDFSVAAKALLAEFGTPARSDKGQALYSGAEAFWQGMAGIADRDGDQRITRDEFVNGAVKRLHDNPGRFAEIARPFLRAALAVADLDGDGTATLADTERVLKALGVPEDIAATAAATLDTDADGRVGETEIVDALARYFDVSDSDDGAGS; this is encoded by the coding sequence ATGGTCAGTTCCGAGTACGAACGGAAGATCGCCGCCCGGTTCACCACCTTCGACCAGGACGGCAACGGCTACATCGACCGGGTGGACTTCAGCGTGGCGGCCAAGGCGCTGCTCGCCGAGTTCGGCACCCCCGCCCGGTCCGACAAGGGCCAGGCCCTCTACAGCGGCGCCGAGGCCTTCTGGCAGGGCATGGCGGGGATCGCGGACCGGGACGGCGACCAGCGGATCACCCGCGACGAGTTCGTGAACGGCGCGGTGAAGCGGCTGCACGACAACCCCGGCCGGTTCGCCGAGATCGCCCGTCCCTTCCTGCGGGCGGCCCTGGCCGTCGCGGACCTGGACGGCGACGGCACGGCGACCCTCGCGGACACAGAGCGCGTCCTCAAGGCACTCGGCGTGCCCGAGGACATCGCCGCCACGGCCGCCGCGACACTCGACACCGACGCCGACGGCCGGGTCGGCGAGACAGAGATCGTCGACGCGCTCGCCCGCTACTTCGACGTCTCCGACTCGGACGACGGCGCCGGCTCCTGA
- a CDS encoding class I adenylate-forming enzyme family protein has product MNVVDTAHALGSARTLWELVARRAELTPDRPVLLQDDRSLTFGELRTRSERVAAGLYEMGVRPGTVVAWQLPTRIETALLSFALARLGAVQSPVIPFYRDREVGFALRESKAEFFAVPGVWRGFDHTELARRLGAKGVFRAYDSDELPDADPSLLPPPPADGTSVRWIYWTSGTTSDPKGVLHTDRSLIAGGSCLAHALRLTESDVGSMAFPYAHIAGPDYTVMLLLYGFPAVMFEQFALPDALEGYRKHGVTVAGGSTAFYSMFLAEQRKQPGVPVIPSLRLLAGGGAPKPPEVYHSVVREMGVELTHGYGMTEVPMITMGSPDDTVENLATTEGRPPEGMEIRVVEGEVRLRGEAVCQGYLDPAQTAEAFDADGFLRTGDLGFLTGSGHLVLTGRLKDVIIRKGENISAKEIEDLLHTHPGVGDVAVVGLPDAERGELVCAVVEQAEGAGELTLASLTSYLRSEGLSVHKLPERLEVVDALPRNEALRKVLKYKLRERYSEPSQESGPSQEPAPSSESETSK; this is encoded by the coding sequence GTGAACGTCGTCGACACCGCACACGCCCTGGGTTCGGCCCGTACCCTCTGGGAACTGGTGGCCCGCCGCGCCGAACTCACCCCCGACCGGCCCGTCCTCCTCCAGGACGACCGCTCCCTCACCTTCGGCGAACTCCGCACCCGCTCCGAACGGGTGGCGGCGGGTCTCTACGAGATGGGCGTACGTCCCGGCACGGTCGTCGCCTGGCAGCTGCCCACCCGTATCGAGACCGCCCTGCTCTCCTTCGCGCTGGCCCGCCTGGGCGCCGTGCAGTCACCGGTCATCCCCTTCTACCGGGACCGCGAAGTCGGCTTCGCGCTAAGGGAGTCGAAGGCGGAGTTCTTCGCCGTACCGGGCGTGTGGCGCGGCTTCGACCACACGGAGCTGGCACGGCGGCTCGGCGCGAAGGGCGTCTTCCGGGCGTACGACAGCGACGAACTCCCGGACGCGGACCCGTCCTTGCTGCCGCCCCCGCCCGCCGACGGCACCTCCGTCCGCTGGATCTACTGGACCTCGGGCACGACCTCCGACCCCAAGGGCGTGCTCCACACGGACCGTTCGCTCATCGCTGGCGGATCATGCCTCGCGCACGCGCTGCGGCTCACCGAGTCGGACGTGGGCTCGATGGCTTTTCCCTACGCCCATATCGCCGGCCCCGACTACACGGTGATGCTCCTGCTGTACGGCTTCCCGGCGGTGATGTTCGAGCAGTTCGCGCTGCCGGACGCGCTGGAGGGGTACCGAAAGCACGGGGTGACCGTGGCCGGCGGGTCGACGGCCTTCTACTCCATGTTCCTCGCCGAGCAGCGCAAACAGCCGGGCGTTCCGGTGATCCCCTCGCTGCGGCTGCTCGCGGGCGGCGGGGCGCCGAAGCCGCCGGAGGTCTACCACTCCGTCGTACGGGAGATGGGGGTGGAGCTCACGCACGGGTACGGGATGACCGAGGTGCCGATGATCACCATGGGCTCGCCGGACGACACGGTCGAGAACCTGGCGACCACGGAGGGCCGTCCGCCGGAGGGGATGGAGATACGGGTGGTGGAGGGCGAGGTGCGGCTGCGGGGCGAGGCCGTGTGCCAGGGGTATCTGGACCCCGCGCAGACCGCCGAGGCCTTCGACGCGGACGGCTTTCTGCGCACCGGTGACCTGGGATTCCTCACCGGGAGCGGGCACTTGGTGCTCACCGGGCGGCTCAAGGACGTCATCATCCGCAAGGGCGAGAACATCTCGGCGAAGGAGATCGAGGACCTGCTGCACACGCATCCGGGAGTGGGTGATGTGGCGGTCGTCGGGCTACCGGACGCGGAGCGCGGGGAGTTGGTCTGCGCGGTGGTGGAACAGGCCGAGGGGGCGGGCGAGTTGACCCTCGCCTCACTGACCTCGTACCTGCGGTCGGAAGGGCTGTCCGTGCACAAGCTGCCGGAGCGGCTGGAGGTGGTGGACGCCCTTCCGCGCAACGAGGCCCTGCGGAAGGTACTCAAGTACAAGCTGCGCGAGCGCTACTCGGAGCCTTCTCAGGAGTCGGGGCCCTCTCAGGAGCCGGCGCCGTCGTCCGAGTCGGAGACGTCGAAGTAG
- a CDS encoding amidohydrolase family protein has product MTELPRIISVDDHVIEPAHLFETWLPAKYRDKGPKPFTAGIGELAYVGGKYRITTDPDGPVTDWWQYEDLQFPYKRIIAAVGFSRDEMTLDGITREQMRRGCWDPKARLADMDLNHVEGSLCFPTFPRFCGQTFAEAHDKEVALACVRAYNDWMVEEWCGDSGGRLIPLCLIPLWDIELAVAEIRRNAARGVRAVTFSEIPTHLGLPSIHSGYWDPFFAVCEETGTVVNMHIGSSSQMPAASPDAPPAVQAALSFNNAMASMMDFLFSGVLVKFPALKLAYSEGQMGWIPYALERADDVWEEHRAWGGVRDLIPEPPSTYYYRQIFCCFFRDKHGVASIDVVGRDNATFETDYPHVDSTFPHTKEVALDHVKGLDDETVYKLMRGNAIRMLGLDLDK; this is encoded by the coding sequence ATGACCGAACTGCCCCGCATCATCAGCGTCGACGACCACGTGATCGAACCCGCGCACCTCTTCGAGACCTGGCTGCCGGCCAAGTACCGGGACAAGGGGCCGAAGCCCTTCACCGCCGGCATCGGCGAACTCGCCTACGTGGGCGGCAAATACCGGATCACGACCGACCCCGACGGCCCGGTCACCGACTGGTGGCAGTACGAGGACCTGCAGTTCCCGTACAAGCGGATCATCGCGGCCGTCGGGTTCTCCCGGGACGAGATGACCCTCGACGGCATCACACGCGAGCAGATGCGGCGCGGCTGCTGGGACCCGAAGGCCCGGCTCGCGGACATGGACCTCAACCACGTCGAGGGCTCGCTCTGCTTCCCCACCTTCCCGCGGTTCTGCGGGCAGACCTTCGCCGAGGCCCACGACAAGGAGGTCGCGCTGGCGTGCGTACGCGCCTACAACGACTGGATGGTGGAGGAGTGGTGCGGCGACAGCGGCGGCCGGCTGATCCCGCTGTGCCTGATACCGCTGTGGGACATCGAGTTGGCCGTCGCGGAGATCCGGCGCAACGCGGCACGCGGGGTGCGGGCGGTGACGTTCTCCGAGATCCCGACGCACCTCGGACTGCCGTCGATCCACTCCGGCTACTGGGACCCGTTCTTCGCGGTGTGCGAGGAGACCGGGACGGTCGTCAACATGCACATCGGCAGCAGCAGCCAGATGCCCGCCGCCTCCCCGGACGCGCCACCCGCCGTCCAGGCCGCGCTGAGCTTCAACAACGCGATGGCGTCGATGATGGACTTCCTGTTCAGCGGTGTGCTGGTGAAGTTCCCGGCACTCAAACTCGCCTACAGCGAAGGGCAGATGGGCTGGATCCCGTACGCCCTTGAGCGCGCCGACGACGTGTGGGAGGAGCACCGGGCGTGGGGCGGGGTCCGGGACCTGATCCCCGAGCCGCCCTCCACCTACTACTACCGGCAGATCTTCTGCTGCTTCTTCCGCGACAAGCACGGCGTCGCCTCGATCGACGTGGTCGGGCGGGACAACGCCACCTTCGAGACCGACTACCCGCACGTCGACTCGACCTTCCCGCACACCAAGGAGGTCGCCCTCGACCATGTGAAGGGCCTCGACGACGAGACCGTCTACAAGCTGATGCGCGGCAACGCCATCCGCATGCTCGGCCTCGACCTGGACAAGTAG
- a CDS encoding acyl-CoA dehydrogenase family protein has product MDLSDTPQEAEFRARLREWLGKVLPSLPAKPSPDDWPGRRAYDLGWQRTLYDAGYGEVHWGADPAVRMIFLEETEKAGAPYVGANFVGLLHAGPTVAAEGTDEQRARWLPPVLRGEEVWCQGFSEPDAGSDLAALRTRARRDGDHYVVSGSKIWTSHAEVADWCELLVRTDPDAPKHRGITWLAMPMDAPGVTVRPLRTLAGSNEFAEVFLDEVRVPVANRVGEENDGWRVTMVTLSFERGTAFVGEVVACRRVLGELALAARENGRWDDPVLRRRLGRLNAEFRALWRLTQWNVSEASEGVPGVGGSVFKLRYSHARQELYEAAAEVLGEGGAALDLEQPWVLDRLSSLSYTIAAGTSQIQHSIVAERVLGLPKGR; this is encoded by the coding sequence GTGGACCTCTCCGACACCCCCCAAGAGGCGGAGTTCCGGGCGCGGTTGAGGGAGTGGCTGGGGAAGGTCCTTCCCTCGCTGCCCGCCAAGCCGTCGCCCGACGACTGGCCCGGACGACGCGCGTACGACCTCGGCTGGCAGCGGACGCTGTACGACGCCGGGTACGGCGAGGTCCACTGGGGCGCCGACCCCGCCGTACGGATGATCTTCCTGGAGGAGACCGAGAAGGCCGGCGCGCCCTATGTCGGCGCGAACTTCGTCGGACTGCTGCACGCCGGGCCGACCGTCGCCGCCGAGGGGACCGACGAACAGCGGGCGCGCTGGCTGCCGCCCGTGCTGCGCGGCGAGGAGGTCTGGTGCCAGGGGTTCAGTGAGCCGGACGCCGGTTCGGACCTCGCGGCGCTGCGCACCCGCGCACGGCGCGACGGCGACCACTACGTGGTGAGCGGCTCGAAGATCTGGACCTCGCACGCCGAAGTCGCCGACTGGTGCGAGTTGTTGGTGCGGACCGACCCGGACGCGCCCAAGCACCGGGGGATCACCTGGCTCGCCATGCCCATGGACGCGCCCGGTGTCACCGTACGGCCGCTGCGCACGCTCGCCGGGTCGAACGAGTTCGCCGAGGTCTTCCTCGACGAGGTCCGGGTGCCCGTCGCCAACCGGGTCGGCGAGGAGAACGACGGCTGGCGCGTGACGATGGTGACGCTGTCCTTCGAGCGCGGCACGGCGTTCGTCGGGGAGGTCGTCGCCTGCCGCCGGGTACTGGGCGAACTCGCCCTGGCGGCAAGGGAGAACGGGCGCTGGGACGACCCCGTACTGCGGCGCCGGCTCGGGCGGCTCAACGCCGAGTTCCGTGCGCTGTGGCGGCTGACGCAGTGGAACGTGAGCGAGGCGAGCGAAGGGGTGCCCGGGGTCGGCGGGTCGGTCTTCAAGCTGCGGTACTCGCACGCCCGGCAGGAGTTGTACGAGGCGGCGGCCGAGGTGCTGGGGGAGGGCGGTGCGGCGCTTGATCTCGAACAGCCCTGGGTGCTCGACCGGTTGTCCTCACTGTCGTACACCATCGCCGCCGGCACCTCCCAGATCCAGCACAGCATCGTGGCCGAACGCGTTCTAGGGCTGCCGAAAGGACGGTGA
- a CDS encoding acyl-CoA dehydrogenase family protein, whose amino-acid sequence MRFQLSEDQRALQTGVRGLLAARFGREQLRAALGVGEAPELDRGLWRELGTAGFFSLRLPEEAGGVGLGLPEAVLAFEEAGRVLLPGPLIATQLAAGVVPGAATGETVVTVVDGGGVVEWLGAADVVRGDAEGAAVLRSVDPLTPLHRVADPDSGDRTDVLLTSLLTAAEQLGTAARVCELAAQHARTREQFGRPIGAFQAVQQLCAGILVRVELARAAVYAAAVTVDPVDIAAARLLADEAAVRGARDCLQVHGGMGFTWESDVHLYLKRAWVRARRPGSVTEGEEVLAAALLAEAR is encoded by the coding sequence ATGCGTTTCCAACTCAGCGAGGACCAGAGGGCGTTGCAGACGGGCGTACGGGGGCTGCTGGCGGCGCGGTTCGGGCGCGAGCAGCTGCGGGCGGCCCTGGGCGTCGGCGAGGCACCCGAGCTGGACCGGGGACTGTGGCGGGAGTTGGGGACCGCCGGGTTCTTCTCGCTGCGGTTGCCGGAGGAGGCAGGCGGGGTCGGACTCGGCCTGCCCGAGGCGGTGTTGGCCTTCGAGGAGGCGGGTCGGGTACTGCTTCCCGGGCCGCTGATCGCCACGCAACTCGCGGCCGGGGTGGTGCCCGGTGCGGCGACGGGGGAGACGGTGGTGACCGTCGTGGACGGCGGCGGGGTGGTGGAGTGGCTGGGGGCGGCCGACGTCGTACGCGGGGATGCCGAGGGTGCGGCGGTCCTGCGGTCAGTGGATCCGCTCACACCGCTGCACCGGGTGGCCGATCCGGACTCCGGCGACCGTACGGACGTACTCCTGACCTCTCTCCTCACCGCCGCCGAGCAACTCGGGACCGCCGCCCGGGTGTGCGAGCTGGCCGCGCAACACGCCCGGACCCGTGAGCAGTTCGGGCGGCCGATCGGGGCCTTCCAGGCGGTGCAGCAACTGTGCGCCGGGATCCTGGTCCGGGTCGAGCTGGCGCGGGCGGCGGTGTACGCGGCTGCCGTCACCGTCGATCCGGTGGACATCGCGGCGGCCCGGCTGCTCGCCGACGAGGCGGCCGTGCGCGGCGCCCGCGACTGCCTTCAGGTGCACGGCGGTATGGGCTTCACCTGGGAGTCGGACGTCCATCTGTATCTGAAGCGGGCGTGGGTACGGGCCCGGCGGCCCGGCTCGGTGACGGAAGGTGAGGAGGTGCTCGCCGCCGCGTTACTGGCCGAGGCGCGGTGA
- a CDS encoding ATP-binding protein, with translation MQVLQVQLEIRPDPAEVGRARRWARSRLAGSGVADDEPLAETLILLVSELVTNAVVHTGCPAVLRLSFQDVCGTQSGAQGVSGGIVRLEVVDLSARPPVPRHAEGDETNGRGLELVDGLADRWGWSAEGVGKRIWCELDRCPAPAPAPRGGGSSVIAPGVATATAAGTASAYGGMAAYEAV, from the coding sequence GTGCAGGTGCTTCAAGTGCAGCTGGAGATCCGGCCCGACCCCGCAGAGGTGGGGCGGGCCCGGAGATGGGCGCGGTCACGGCTTGCCGGGTCCGGGGTCGCGGACGACGAGCCGCTGGCCGAGACGCTGATCCTCCTCGTCTCGGAACTGGTCACCAACGCGGTGGTGCACACCGGGTGCCCGGCGGTCCTGCGGCTGTCGTTCCAGGACGTGTGCGGAACGCAGTCCGGCGCCCAGGGCGTGTCCGGCGGGATCGTGCGGCTGGAGGTCGTCGATCTGAGCGCCCGTCCCCCCGTGCCCCGGCATGCCGAGGGTGACGAGACCAACGGGCGCGGGCTGGAACTGGTCGACGGGCTCGCCGACCGTTGGGGGTGGAGCGCCGAAGGCGTCGGCAAGCGCATCTGGTGCGAACTGGACCGCTGTCCGGCCCCGGCCCCGGCGCCGCGCGGAGGCGGGAGTTCGGTCATCGCACCGGGGGTCGCCACGGCCACCGCCGCGGGTACCGCTTCCGCGTACGGGGGCATGGCGGCGTACGAGGCCGTCTGA
- a CDS encoding cyclase family protein, whose amino-acid sequence MPLPAEFHAIAKRVNNWGRWGADDEIGTLNLITDAVVREAAATVRTGRRIPLALPLQQDGVQTGAIPGRVNPVHAMVQINQELFGPPGGGTVATSDDVVTLGLQCATHWDALAHASHSGKLYNGRPAATITAHAGAEFTGIDKARHVVSRGVLLDVARARGVDRLDGGHAVTPEDLDAAEELAGTRVRAGDIVLVRTGQIQVYLAGDKHAYMYPSPGLSIRTPEWFHARDVAAVANDTLTFEIFPPESNDLWMPVHALDLVEMGMPQGQNWNLEKLSTACGQEGRYAFLLSATPEPFTGATGSPVAPVAIL is encoded by the coding sequence ATGCCATTGCCGGCCGAGTTCCACGCCATCGCCAAACGCGTGAACAACTGGGGGCGTTGGGGGGCCGACGACGAGATCGGCACCCTCAACCTCATCACCGACGCGGTCGTGCGCGAGGCCGCCGCGACCGTCCGCACCGGCCGTCGCATCCCCCTCGCCCTGCCGCTCCAGCAGGACGGCGTCCAGACGGGGGCGATTCCGGGCCGAGTGAACCCCGTGCACGCCATGGTCCAGATCAACCAGGAGCTGTTCGGGCCGCCGGGCGGCGGGACCGTCGCGACCAGCGACGACGTGGTGACCCTGGGGCTCCAGTGCGCGACCCACTGGGACGCCCTCGCCCACGCCTCCCACTCCGGGAAGCTCTACAACGGGCGCCCGGCGGCGACGATCACGGCCCACGCCGGCGCCGAGTTCACCGGCATCGACAAGGCCCGGCACGTCGTCTCGCGCGGGGTGCTGCTGGACGTGGCCCGCGCACGGGGCGTCGACCGGCTCGACGGGGGGCACGCGGTCACCCCGGAGGACCTGGACGCGGCGGAGGAGCTGGCGGGCACGCGCGTGCGCGCCGGTGACATCGTGCTCGTACGGACCGGGCAGATCCAGGTGTACCTGGCCGGCGACAAGCACGCGTACATGTATCCCTCGCCCGGGCTGTCGATCCGTACACCGGAGTGGTTCCACGCGCGGGATGTCGCGGCGGTCGCGAACGACACGCTCACCTTTGAGATATTTCCGCCGGAATCGAATGATCTGTGGATGCCCGTACACGCGCTCGACCTGGTGGAGATGGGGATGCCACAGGGTCAGAACTGGAATCTCGAAAAGTTGTCCACAGCCTGTGGACAAGAAGGCCGGTACGCGTTCCTGCTGTCGGCGACACCCGAACCGTTCACGGGTGCCACGGGAAGTCCCGTGGCACCCGTGGCAATCCTCTGA
- a CDS encoding SDR family NAD(P)-dependent oxidoreductase: protein MGNFLAGKVVAVTGAGRGIGRAVALGAAAEGARVVVNDYGVSIDGASPTSEIAEGIVKEIEAAGGEAVAVADDVSTMAGGQRVVDVALSSYGRLDGVVCVAGILRERMLFNMSEEEWDPVVATHLKGTFTVFRAASAVMRKQRAGTLIGFTSGNHQGSVSQANYSAAKGGIISLVRSAALGLHKYGVTANAVAPVARTRMSANVPMELAEIGEPEDVAALVVYLLSDRAKEQRITGQVYTVAGPKIAVWAQPRELRAAYASASGGWTPEAIAEFLPGSVGVDPMPMLVRLEEMERAARDGARPNAQ from the coding sequence GTGGGGAACTTCTTGGCAGGAAAAGTCGTCGCCGTGACGGGCGCGGGCCGGGGGATCGGCCGGGCGGTGGCACTGGGCGCGGCGGCCGAGGGAGCGCGGGTCGTCGTCAACGACTACGGCGTCTCCATCGACGGCGCCTCGCCGACGAGCGAGATCGCCGAGGGCATCGTCAAGGAGATCGAGGCGGCGGGCGGCGAAGCGGTCGCGGTGGCCGACGACGTCTCCACCATGGCCGGCGGCCAGCGGGTCGTGGACGTGGCGCTGTCGTCGTACGGACGACTGGACGGTGTCGTGTGCGTCGCCGGGATCCTGCGCGAGCGGATGCTGTTCAACATGTCCGAGGAGGAGTGGGACCCGGTCGTCGCCACTCATCTCAAGGGCACGTTCACGGTGTTCAGAGCGGCTTCGGCGGTGATGCGGAAGCAGCGGGCCGGGACGCTGATCGGCTTCACCAGCGGCAACCACCAGGGGTCGGTGTCACAGGCCAACTACAGCGCGGCGAAGGGCGGGATCATCTCGCTCGTACGCAGCGCCGCGCTGGGACTCCACAAGTACGGCGTGACCGCCAACGCGGTGGCGCCGGTCGCGCGTACCCGGATGTCCGCGAACGTGCCCATGGAACTGGCGGAGATCGGGGAGCCGGAGGACGTGGCGGCCCTGGTCGTGTACCTGCTGTCCGACCGGGCGAAGGAGCAGCGGATCACCGGGCAGGTGTACACGGTCGCGGGGCCGAAGATCGCGGTGTGGGCGCAGCCGAGGGAGTTGCGGGCGGCGTACGCGTCTGCCTCCGGCGGGTGGACGCCGGAGGCGATCGCGGAGTTCTTGCCGGGGTCTGTGGGGGTGGATCCGATGCCGATGCTTGTGCGGTTGGAGGAGATGGAGCGGGCTGCGCGGGATGGGGCGCGGCCGAACGCCCAATAG